A single Dermacentor variabilis isolate Ectoservices chromosome 9, ASM5094787v1, whole genome shotgun sequence DNA region contains:
- the LOC142558319 gene encoding uncharacterized protein LOC142558319: MQGLYYRPVSFTSAACKVMEAIALVRLDWVARARGFLADEQTGFRWRRCTADSIADVVSMMEEAKSCGDAVLLVLIDINGAFDGLPHPVVQQALDLLGINGNLRRFILSFLEERTLRVRVGRSRSSPRPVAAGVPQGSVVSPFLFSQALARLPAAVPIDPNYPVSASIYADDIALWVRSPPHNHRRARSALQRALDTAAAYLSSIGLVISARKTEAMLLHPRAAARRTAPRLHLEGVQLPWSTAVTYLGLRIDHRLSWLPAVKTLHVQVLRVRKAVSQLLARGQGCTTGWALRLYNAAATSRLRYALPLVALTPARLKKLELQHRAAIRLCLGAPLSSQVAATLAEAATWPLSLLLLQQGLRHVDRLHHGPDGSALLSRLRSRPQSQMELPGVCKRRSPTCALQQTAASLLHEDHGGNLQIYVDGSEQPVTPVTIYCDSKAALLSLQRPERASLGVALLSTRLMALQEAGCSVSLHWLPAQVQILGNEEADALAKHAHHCVVPPSLAVTANNFTSHSLRRHLLACHPDKRMSLGRPPRPLPQRGLARRETSLLLRLRIGCCWTGACCHRHGLIASPACASCGEPETLEHLLLACPAYLQQRDRLLQEFRRLGLPSARQEDILFPATRPALIIWLLLDHRPLAFHQITTPTGPAGPFLPGCSVAAMATL, encoded by the exons atgcaggggctttactaCCGGCCGGTCTCCTTCACTTCCGCCgcctgcaaggtgatggaggccattgCTTTGGTccgactggactgggtggcccgtgccCGTGGCTTCCTGGCCGACGAACAGACGGGGTTCCGGTGGCGCCGATGCACCGCGGACTCCATCGCGGATGTGGTCTCCATGATGGAAGAAGCCAAGTCCTGCGGTGACGCCGTGCTCCTGGTGCTTATCGATATCAATGGGGCCTTCGACGGCCTGCCCCACCCAGTCGTTCAGCAGGCCCTGGACCTACTTGGCATCAACGGGAATCTTCGGCGGTTCATCTTGTCGTTCCTGGAGGaacgcaccctcagggtacgagTGGGCCGATCGAGGAGCTCCCCTCGGCCGGTGGCAGCGGGCGTCCCACaagggtcagtggtgagccccttcctGTTCAGCCAGGCTCTGGCCCGGCTTCCTGCTGCCGTGCCGATCGACCCCAACTATCCGGTCAGTGcctccatctacgcggacgacatcgccctgtGGGTGCGAAGCCCACCACACAACCACCGCCGCGCGCGCTCGGCCCTGCAAAGAGCTCTCGACACCGCCGCTGCTTACCTGAGCAGCATTGGCCTTGTCATCTCGGCAAGGAAGACGGAGGCCATGCTGCTCCACCCAAGAGCAGCAGCCCGCCGCACAGCACCCCGGCTGCACCTGGAAGGCGTCCAGTTACCCTGGAGCACTGCAGTGACGTACCTAGGGCTGCGCATTGATCACCGACTGTCATGGCTGCCTGCTGTCAAGACCCTGCATGTCCAGGTCCTCCGGGTCCGCAAGGCAGTCTCCCAGCTTCTTGCCCgaggacagggctgtaccactgGGTGGGCACTGCGGCTGTACAATGCAGCAGCCACCTCACGCCTGCGGTACGCCCTCCCACTCGTGGCACTAACACCTGCTCGTCTCAAGAAgctggagctgcagcatcgggCCGCGATTAGGCTCTGCCTGGGCGCTCCCCTCAGCTCCCAAGTCGCTGCAACCTTGGCCGAAGCGGCAACATGGCCCCTGTCACTCCTCCTCCTGCAGCAGGGGCTACGCCATGTTGACCGGCTCCACCATGGACCAGACGGCAGTGCCCTGCTCTCCCGACTGCGCTCGCGGCCCCAATCACAGATGG AGCTGCCCGGCGTTTGCAAACGGCGCTCCCCGACTTGTGCCCTTCAACAGACGGCTGCCTCCCTCCTGCATGAGGACCACGGAGGAAACCTGCAGATCTACGTTGACGGTTCG GAGCAGCCAGTGACCCCAGTGACCAtctactgcgactccaaggcggcacttCTCAGCCTGCAGAGGCCAGAAAGGGCCAGCCTCGGGGTTGCCCTGCTCTCGACAAGGCTGATGGCGCTCCAGGAGGCGGGCTGCTCAGTGTCCCTGCACTGGCTTCCAGCCCAGGTACAGATACTGGGCAACGAGGAAGCAGATGCACTGGCAAAGCATGCCCACCACTGCGTGGTCCCGCCCAGCCTGGCTGTGACAGCCAATAATTTCACAAGCCACAGTCTTCGGCGCCATCTGCTGGCCTGCCATCCGGACAAGCGGATGTCCTTGGGCCGCCCTCCGCGACCACTTCCACAGCGCGGCCTCGCACGCAGGGAGACCTCCCTCCTTCTGCGACTGAGGATTGGCTGCTGTTGGACGGGTGCTTGCTGCCACCGGCACGGCCTCATCGCCtctccagcctgtgcctcctgtggggagcccgagaccctggagcacctcctACTGGCCTGCCCTGCTTACCTGCAGCAGCGTGACCGTCTCCTGCAGGAGTTTCGACGCCTGGGGCTTCCTTCTGCACggcaggaagacatcctcttccct GCTACTCGACCTGCCCTAATCATCTGGCTCCTGCTGGATCACCGCCCCCTGGCCTTTCACCAGATCACCACTCCTACCGGACCTGCTGGGCCCTTCCTGCCGGGCTGCTCAGTCGCTGCCATGGCAACACTTTAA